A genomic window from Arthrobacter globiformis includes:
- a CDS encoding acyl-CoA thioesterase, giving the protein MTEADAGLQALPTNDPTNSLLELLDLGELEGARTDEDIFMGPSQRQPHQRVFGGQVLAQSLVAGMRTVDEDRTVHSMHGYFLRPGDANKPITFGVQRLRDGRSFSARRVHAYQDGTPILSMIASFQAGDDGIEHQSEMPAGIPDPDTLPSTADLLGKFDHPVARHWAYERPFDIRHVDPALYVAATGKKEARNAVWMKTFSPMPDNANTHRAALAYASDYTLLESILRKHGLSWITPGMSVASLDHAMWWHRPVRVDEWLLYVQESPSAQGARGLATGKIFNREGLHVASVAQEGMVRVPTDIKSKVAGAVQTKILQHQMRKA; this is encoded by the coding sequence ATGACTGAAGCGGACGCCGGATTACAGGCCTTGCCCACGAATGACCCCACGAACTCCCTCCTGGAACTGCTTGACCTCGGCGAGCTGGAAGGCGCCCGCACCGACGAGGACATTTTCATGGGTCCGTCGCAGCGCCAGCCGCACCAGCGCGTCTTCGGCGGCCAGGTCCTGGCCCAGTCGCTGGTCGCGGGAATGCGTACCGTGGACGAGGACCGCACCGTCCATTCCATGCACGGCTACTTCCTCCGGCCGGGCGATGCGAACAAGCCCATCACTTTCGGCGTCCAGCGGCTGCGGGATGGCCGCTCGTTCTCGGCCCGGCGCGTGCACGCCTACCAGGACGGCACGCCGATTCTGTCCATGATCGCCTCCTTCCAGGCCGGGGATGACGGCATTGAACACCAGTCCGAGATGCCTGCCGGCATTCCCGATCCGGACACGCTGCCCAGCACGGCTGACCTGCTGGGCAAGTTCGACCACCCCGTCGCCCGGCACTGGGCGTATGAACGGCCCTTCGACATCCGCCATGTGGATCCCGCACTGTATGTGGCGGCCACGGGGAAGAAGGAAGCGCGCAACGCCGTGTGGATGAAGACCTTCAGCCCCATGCCGGACAACGCCAACACACACCGTGCCGCCCTGGCCTACGCCAGCGACTACACGCTGCTGGAGTCGATTCTCCGCAAGCACGGGCTGAGCTGGATCACGCCGGGCATGAGCGTGGCGAGCCTCGACCACGCCATGTGGTGGCACCGTCCCGTGCGCGTTGACGAGTGGCTCCTCTACGTGCAGGAATCGCCCAGCGCCCAGGGAGCGCGGGGCCTGGCGACCGGCAAGATCTTCAACCGGGAGGGCCTGCACGTGGCATCCGTAGCGCAGGAGGGCATGGTCCGGGTGCCGACGGACATCAAGAGCAAGGTGGCCGGCGCCGTGCAGACCAAGATCCTGCAGCACCAGATGCGCAAGGCCTGA
- a CDS encoding DUF6993 domain-containing protein produces MRAMTLRRNRAFRGEATGARGNAKGVAGRLALAAVLLSALAACTAPGDQAAGQSATAASASAPAKPPASAAATKASAAAETTAKLQQTMTDVLGSVVAANSKPATADITSALTAAGVPARNLEVSAGRTPTGLDVDSMEAAAVQGKECVIGQIRDGKVTVAVLPALSNGKCFVGAPA; encoded by the coding sequence ATGCGAGCGATGACACTCCGGCGGAACAGGGCATTCCGCGGCGAGGCAACCGGTGCCCGGGGAAATGCCAAGGGCGTTGCCGGCCGGCTCGCATTGGCGGCTGTATTGCTGTCGGCGCTCGCCGCCTGCACGGCACCAGGGGATCAGGCGGCCGGGCAGTCAGCCACGGCGGCATCGGCCTCGGCGCCGGCAAAACCGCCGGCATCTGCGGCGGCCACCAAAGCGTCCGCGGCTGCGGAGACCACGGCCAAGCTGCAGCAGACCATGACCGACGTCCTGGGAAGCGTTGTCGCGGCCAATTCCAAACCTGCGACGGCGGACATCACCTCGGCCCTCACAGCGGCGGGTGTTCCGGCGCGGAACCTTGAGGTATCGGCGGGGCGCACACCTACCGGACTCGACGTGGATTCCATGGAAGCGGCGGCGGTCCAGGGCAAGGAATGTGTGATCGGCCAGATCCGGGATGGAAAGGTGACCGTGGCCGTGCTGCCGGCACTGTCGAACGGGAAGTGCTTCGTAGGCGCCCCGGCCTGA
- a CDS encoding mechanosensitive ion channel family protein: MYSMFTTPSASLEPTGLDLAGVAISLGAGIVLWLIASFLIARITRRVANGTTLFKKPHFRWVAPALRALDHERRVQRAQTIGSLLKSGIGVVIAVITSIYILKNLDVDVAPLLTSVGILGIAIGFGAQQLIRDFLAGIFITIEDQYGIGDTIETSEVVGIVESIGLRITRVRDENGAIWYLRNGEILRVGNRSQGNYVPPAEPEETAVEAEHAPQQKAGE, translated from the coding sequence ATGTACAGCATGTTCACAACGCCCTCGGCCTCACTGGAGCCCACCGGACTTGACCTGGCCGGCGTGGCCATCAGCCTCGGCGCAGGCATCGTCCTGTGGCTGATCGCGAGTTTCCTGATCGCCAGGATCACCCGGCGCGTGGCGAACGGCACGACACTGTTCAAGAAGCCGCACTTCCGCTGGGTGGCTCCAGCGTTGCGCGCCCTGGACCATGAGCGGCGCGTGCAGCGGGCCCAAACGATTGGCTCGCTGCTGAAGAGCGGCATCGGCGTGGTCATCGCGGTCATCACCAGCATCTACATCCTGAAGAATCTCGACGTCGACGTGGCGCCGCTGCTGACCAGCGTGGGAATCCTCGGTATCGCCATCGGCTTTGGCGCCCAGCAACTGATCAGGGACTTCCTCGCCGGGATCTTCATCACCATCGAGGACCAGTACGGCATCGGCGACACCATTGAAACCAGCGAGGTAGTGGGCATCGTGGAGTCGATCGGGCTGAGGATCACGCGCGTCCGCGACGAAAACGGCGCCATCTGGTACCTCCGCAACGGTGAGATCCTCCGCGTAGGCAACCGGTCGCAGGGCAACTACGTGCCCCCGGCGGAGCCAGAGGAAACAGCCGTGGAAGCCGAGCACGCACCCCAGCAGAAGGCCGGAGAGTAG
- a CDS encoding globin, whose protein sequence is MTIPSLPTPPEPGVRKPLMRNDPFSQPGYTDNFYDAVGGHETFVKLIDVFYDGVATDPLLRPMYPEEDLGPAKRRFLMFLEQYWGGPTTYGEERGHPRLRMRHMPFRVTPEAKDRWLHHMRTAVDSLDLPPLYEGTLWDYMERAALSMVNSPSDAQG, encoded by the coding sequence ATGACCATTCCATCCCTTCCCACCCCGCCGGAGCCGGGCGTCCGCAAGCCGCTGATGCGCAACGACCCCTTCAGCCAGCCGGGTTACACGGACAACTTCTACGACGCCGTCGGCGGCCACGAGACGTTCGTGAAGCTCATCGACGTCTTTTACGACGGCGTCGCCACCGATCCGCTGCTGCGCCCCATGTATCCGGAAGAGGATCTGGGCCCGGCCAAGCGGCGGTTCCTGATGTTCCTGGAGCAATACTGGGGCGGCCCCACCACTTACGGCGAGGAGCGCGGCCATCCCCGGCTGCGGATGCGCCACATGCCGTTCCGGGTGACGCCCGAGGCCAAGGACCGGTGGCTGCACCACATGCGGACGGCGGTCGATTCCCTGGACCTGCCGCCGCTGTATGAGGGCACGCTGTGGGATTACATGGAACGCGCGGCTCTGTCCATGGTGAACAGCCCGTCCGACGCCCAGGGCTAG
- the ettA gene encoding energy-dependent translational throttle protein EttA, protein MAEFIYTMTKARKAVGEKLILDDVSMSFFPGAKIGVVGPNGAGKSTILKIMAGLDTPSNGEARLSPGYTVGILLQEPPLNEEKTVLGNVQEGVGEIYAKIQRFNAISEEMASPDADYDSLLEEMGHLQEAIDSADAWDLDSQLEQAMDALRCPPADADVTLLSGGERRRVALCKLLLQKPDLLLLDEPTNHLDAESVLWLEQHLSSYEGAVLAVTHDRYFLDHVAEWIAEVDRGHLYPYEGNYSTYLEKKRARLEIQGKKDAKQAKRLSEELEWVRSNAKGRQTKSKARLARYEEMAAEADRTRKLDFEEIQIPPGPRLGGLVLEAKNLQKGFDDRTLIDGLSFSLPRNGIVGVIGPNGVGKSTLFKTIVGLEPLDGGELKIGDSVKISYADQSRGGIDPNKTLWEVVSDGLDFIQVGNVEMPSRAYVAAFGFKGPDQQKKAGVLSGGERNRLNLALTLKQGGNLLLLDEPTNDLDVETLSSLENALLEFPGCAVVVSHDRWFLDRVATHILAYEGDEENPSKWYWFEGNFESYEENKVQRLGPDAAKPHRVTHRRLTRD, encoded by the coding sequence ATGGCGGAATTTATCTACACAATGACCAAGGCCCGAAAGGCTGTTGGCGAAAAACTTATTCTCGACGACGTAAGCATGTCCTTCTTCCCGGGCGCCAAGATCGGTGTAGTCGGCCCCAACGGTGCCGGTAAGTCCACCATCCTGAAAATCATGGCCGGCCTGGACACCCCCTCAAACGGCGAAGCCCGGCTGAGCCCCGGCTACACCGTGGGCATCCTGCTGCAGGAGCCGCCGCTGAACGAGGAGAAGACCGTCCTGGGCAACGTCCAGGAAGGCGTGGGCGAGATCTACGCCAAGATCCAGCGCTTCAACGCCATCTCCGAGGAGATGGCCAGCCCGGACGCAGACTACGACTCACTCCTCGAGGAGATGGGCCACCTGCAGGAAGCCATCGACTCCGCCGACGCCTGGGACCTGGACTCCCAGCTCGAGCAGGCCATGGACGCCCTCCGCTGCCCGCCGGCCGACGCGGATGTCACCCTGCTCTCCGGCGGTGAGCGCCGCCGCGTGGCGCTCTGCAAGCTGCTCCTGCAGAAGCCGGACCTCCTGCTGCTTGACGAGCCCACCAACCACCTCGACGCCGAGAGCGTGCTGTGGCTGGAACAGCACCTCTCCTCCTACGAGGGCGCAGTCCTCGCCGTCACCCACGACCGGTACTTCCTGGACCACGTCGCCGAATGGATCGCCGAGGTGGACCGCGGCCACCTGTACCCCTACGAGGGCAACTACTCCACCTACCTGGAGAAGAAGCGCGCCCGCCTCGAAATCCAGGGCAAGAAGGACGCCAAGCAGGCCAAGCGGCTCTCCGAGGAACTCGAATGGGTCCGCTCCAACGCCAAGGGCCGGCAGACCAAGTCCAAGGCACGTCTGGCCCGCTATGAGGAAATGGCTGCCGAGGCTGACCGCACCCGGAAGCTGGACTTCGAAGAGATCCAGATCCCGCCGGGACCGCGCCTTGGCGGCCTGGTCCTGGAAGCCAAGAACCTGCAGAAGGGCTTCGACGACCGCACCCTGATCGACGGCCTGTCCTTCTCCCTGCCACGCAACGGCATCGTCGGCGTCATCGGCCCGAACGGTGTGGGCAAGTCCACGCTGTTCAAGACCATCGTGGGCCTTGAGCCCCTCGACGGCGGTGAGCTGAAGATCGGCGACTCGGTCAAGATCTCCTACGCCGACCAGAGCCGCGGCGGCATCGACCCCAACAAGACCCTCTGGGAGGTCGTGTCCGACGGCCTGGACTTCATCCAGGTGGGCAACGTTGAAATGCCGTCCCGCGCCTACGTTGCGGCGTTCGGGTTCAAGGGACCGGACCAGCAGAAGAAGGCAGGCGTGCTCTCCGGTGGTGAGCGCAACCGCCTGAACCTGGCGCTGACCCTCAAACAGGGCGGAAACCTGCTCCTGCTCGACGAACCGACCAACGACCTCGACGTCGAAACCCTCAGCAGCCTGGAAAACGCGCTGCTGGAGTTCCCGGGCTGCGCCGTCGTGGTCTCCCACGACCGCTGGTTCCTGGACCGGGTGGCCACCCACATCCTCGCCTACGAAGGTGACGAGGAGAACCCGTCGAAGTGGTACTGGTTTGAGGGCAACTTCGAATCCTACGAGGAGAACAAGGTGCAGCGCCTCGGCCCCGACGCTGCCAAGCCGCACCGCGTCACGCACCGCCGCCTGACCCGCGACTAA
- a CDS encoding OsmC family protein: MALDEHHYALTVRWTGNLGNGTSSYRDYSRDHDIEIPGLPVLQGSADPTFHGDRSRYNPEQLLLAALAQCHMLSFLHVAVRHGVVVLSYEDNATGTMRLNRDGSGQFETVTLRPQVTVADPGHVALAEQMHHEANQVCFIARSVNFPVLHAPVTTAGSP, encoded by the coding sequence ATGGCTCTCGACGAACACCACTACGCGTTAACGGTCCGCTGGACCGGCAACCTGGGAAACGGCACGTCGTCCTACCGGGACTACTCCCGCGACCACGACATCGAGATTCCCGGGCTGCCGGTCCTGCAGGGCTCGGCCGACCCCACCTTTCATGGGGACCGCTCCCGGTACAACCCCGAGCAGCTGCTGCTGGCCGCGCTGGCACAGTGCCACATGCTCTCCTTCCTGCACGTCGCGGTGAGGCATGGGGTGGTGGTCCTGTCCTATGAGGACAACGCCACCGGCACGATGCGGCTGAACCGCGACGGCAGCGGCCAGTTCGAAACCGTCACCCTCCGCCCCCAGGTGACGGTCGCGGATCCCGGGCACGTTGCGTTGGCGGAGCAGATGCATCATGAGGCCAATCAGGTGTGTTTCATTGCCCGTAGCGTAAATTTCCCCGTACTGCACGCTCCCGTTACCACAGCCGGAAGTCCTTAG
- a CDS encoding DUF6221 family protein — translation MDIIGFLEARISEDEAVAQAASPAPWGWFGEAGTPASALYSADEKAVLDAYADHAPGYLACKPEDRLYIAQFNPGRILAECVAKRQMLANIPLVTDIDSEVGGTSEFVLMCMASPYRDHPDYQEGWAIEL, via the coding sequence ATGGACATCATTGGTTTCCTGGAAGCCCGGATCAGTGAAGACGAAGCTGTCGCCCAGGCAGCTTCCCCTGCGCCCTGGGGATGGTTCGGGGAAGCAGGAACCCCCGCGTCAGCGCTCTATTCGGCGGACGAGAAAGCTGTTCTCGACGCCTACGCAGACCACGCACCCGGGTACCTCGCCTGCAAACCCGAAGACCGGCTCTACATCGCCCAGTTTAACCCCGGCCGGATCCTTGCTGAATGTGTGGCCAAGCGGCAGATGCTGGCCAACATCCCGCTCGTTACTGATATCGACAGCGAGGTTGGCGGAACCAGCGAATTCGTCCTCATGTGCATGGCCTCGCCGTACAGGGACCACCCCGACTACCAGGAAGGCTGGGCAATCGAGCTCTGA
- a CDS encoding site-specific integrase, whose amino-acid sequence MLGTGARIGEALALRWKDVDLRAERPTLTVTGTVIDVPGEGVTIQEHPKSTNSRQRYFLPPFAVEMLMRRQVQQLGANPWDVVFPSSTGTLRDPGNFRKQWRSARDDIGFQWVPPHTFRKSVGILLANAEGMASASAQLGHSNEQITSRHYVQKTHEAPDMTALLQAFGGQ is encoded by the coding sequence ATGCTCGGCACTGGCGCCCGTATTGGCGAAGCCCTGGCGCTCAGGTGGAAGGACGTCGATCTAAGGGCTGAGCGCCCAACGCTCACCGTCACAGGAACCGTCATCGATGTGCCGGGGGAGGGGGTGACAATTCAAGAGCACCCAAAGTCCACCAACTCACGGCAACGATACTTCCTGCCGCCCTTCGCCGTGGAGATGCTCATGCGTCGTCAAGTCCAACAGCTCGGGGCAAACCCATGGGACGTGGTCTTCCCTTCGTCCACGGGCACCTTGCGGGACCCTGGCAACTTCCGCAAGCAATGGCGCTCGGCCCGTGATGACATCGGATTCCAGTGGGTTCCTCCGCACACGTTCCGCAAGTCGGTCGGCATCCTTTTGGCCAACGCCGAGGGTATGGCGTCGGCCTCCGCGCAGCTGGGCCACTCGAATGAGCAGATCACAAGCCGACACTACGTCCAGAAGACGCACGAGGCCCCGGACATGACCGCGCTTCTTCAAGCGTTCGGTGGGCAATGA
- a CDS encoding single-stranded DNA-binding protein: MTDTITVRGFVATEIRSSTTPGGVPTASFRLGSAERRYDRAANAWVDGNINWFTVQGYRQLAGNMGCSIKKGQRVIIVGKLKMRSWEKDGRIYHDAEIDADAVGHDLKWGTANFIRNSGNPQAADAFGPANGDRSASGSSAVDGDGADEDREEDDESDEDPAAAGIFVDGAGDELRLDAETGELTGAAA; the protein is encoded by the coding sequence ATGACCGACACCATTACTGTCCGCGGCTTCGTTGCCACGGAGATCCGCAGTTCCACCACTCCAGGGGGCGTCCCCACCGCTTCGTTCCGCCTCGGTTCTGCCGAACGGCGGTACGACCGCGCCGCCAACGCCTGGGTGGACGGCAACATCAACTGGTTCACCGTCCAGGGGTACAGGCAGTTGGCCGGAAACATGGGCTGCAGCATCAAGAAGGGCCAGCGCGTCATCATCGTGGGCAAGCTGAAAATGCGCAGCTGGGAGAAGGACGGCCGCATCTACCACGATGCCGAAATCGACGCCGACGCCGTGGGCCACGACCTCAAATGGGGCACCGCCAACTTCATCCGCAATTCCGGCAACCCGCAGGCCGCCGACGCCTTTGGTCCCGCTAACGGCGACCGCAGCGCTTCCGGGTCCTCGGCTGTGGATGGGGATGGAGCCGACGAGGACCGGGAGGAAGATGACGAATCCGATGAAGACCCGGCCGCAGCAGGCATCTTCGTGGACGGTGCCGGCGACGAGTTGCGGCTCGATGCGGAAACGGGCGAACTCACTGGAGCGGCTGCCTGA